The DNA sequence GGAGGATCTGAAGGTCAAtcttgtgtgttggtgtttgcgTCGATCTCTTTAAGAGAGTAGAAGGGCcggccggtgtgtgtgtgtgtgtgtgtgtattattttagCAGAGTAGTGACTTTAGAATCCTAGTGAGAGAAACTAAGTGTCTCgcctgttctttctgaccacggtACGACatgttaaccctctccttgatctCATGTTGttaatggagaaggagaaccaggaaatgattCAGagctagttttagctccagagtgagacatctcactctgtggggggggggactttgggctgttttactttgtaaacctataacatccTTTGAGTCATGTTAtataaaagatatataacacaggaaaggaaagggaaagCCAAAAAGCGTAATATGAGCATGGGTTGATAGGTTTGTGGAAGATGCTGATTCCTCGTGACTTAGAGGCTCTGGCTAGATGTTCTGACAGCCGTTACcaataattaacatttatttattataaaatatagcTATTGGTTCTCCACTCATTAAACATTTCCCTTTATTAAGTTTCTGGAGTAAATGCAGAGCTGGCCAACGCTGTCACAGTCCTGCTTGTTCAGTAATGAATTTTCCATGACATAATGTTTTAAAGTACTCATGAGATGTGgggagtgaaagaaaaaaagagtagagTAATAGATGTAAGAGATTTCCAGGAATGAGTGATCCACACAGTGATATCCAGTCAacaagtggtgtgtgtgtgtgtgtgtgtgtgtgtgtgtgtgtgtgtgtgtgtgtgtgtgtgtgtgtgtgtgtgtgagtgtgtgtgtgtgtgtgtgtgtgtgtgtgtgtgtgtgtggcacgtTGATTCCACTGAGAGCTGGGGCTCTAAGGAATGACTGcaaaataatattgtaatacTATGACTCCTGGTAGTATTTAATAGACCGTTTGGTGCAACATAGGATACTTgtggaaatgtactttttagTTTCACAGTACTGACTAGCCGTGGGCCATGGTTACCAGTTTCAGGTTTCAGAAAGTCACAGTTTTAAAACCACTAAAAACTTCCCTTCATACATTCCAGTGGTCTGAGctgttttttatgaaaatgttgttttttacccagacatttcataataatacatttaaaagaaaaggacGTTTCTCCCCCCNNNNNNNNNNNNNNNNNNNNNNNNNNNNNNNNNNNNNNNNNNNNNNNNNNNNNNNNNNNNNNNNNNNNNNNNNNNNNNNNNNNNNNNNNNNNNNNNcccccccccccccccccccccccccccccccacaatttcacaccaaatgcttgctcatgggaaattgttgggtctctgtaaatacACAGTGTGAACCAGAACTACTCTGTCTGTCCTTTAATAACTCCTGTTATGACctgacactataaatacaattgaataaaattgaaaacagcAATACTGTGAAACTGTGATGATTGTTAAGGCTGAATGGTAAACCGTCAGCATCTCCTACCGGCCCAGGACTAGTACTGAGCAAAGAAAATACAAGTGTTAGCTCCTCAACTAAGGTCTGATCTATAGCATGggtagttttttattttattttccattttatctCTAATAATCAGAGTATCAGAGTCTGAAAGACAGAGTTTTTGTTTGCCAATTAATTTTGCTTCAGAATCCAATAAAGAAGTGATTAATTATCTAACAACCCCTTTTAATAGGGATCACTGAATTGCTGTCATTAAAGCTGAGACTAACATATGTACTGAGTaggacatttcatttaaaaaatgttatttggaGTTTTCTGGTGGACCGAGCCTGGACTACCACCAGAATGAAGTTGGCCACTGTCCATTTGgtggaaaaactacaaaagggTGATTTAAAACATACTGTTCAAACAGCTAAGTTGCAATTTCTTGTTACTTATCAGCCGCCATACTATCATGAGAATGACACAGTTGGGCCCCAGAGTGAGTTCATTCCCTGACCAAGTGTTTTTAGAGTTTGGGCTTTCCTCTGCTCAGCAACCACGGCTAGCTCCAACCCAGAGCTCCCCACAAGTAGCCAGTCCTGACTCTGTCACTTCATCGTTCTTCTAtaagttttgttgttgttggtggtggttGGACCAAAAGAAATCTAGCTGGAGATAGTAGGTGTTCAGTTCTCAAGGCCAAAGTCAAATGTGCCCCCGATGTCAAGTCTACAACTCTGAAGTTTGTTCAGCGCCAAATCCCACACCAGGGCCACTGTTCAGCCGCAAGAAAACATagcaacatctttttttaaactgaaacggGGGTGCGTTGAACGCCCTGTTGTGTGCACAAGCGCTCTGATTTTTTGTTACCCAAAGTGTGGGTATCAGCTGTGACACTAAATGACACCGCCAATAAACGAGAGAATCTCTCaccaaacaagagaaaacagaaCTCAAAGCGTTGCACACCGTTCCCAGGAAGCAGTAATTTATTTCCTactatggccacgccaagacccgcccttcaatagtattcacacactactattggccagggGTCCATGCCTACAtgtacaggtcctatcccctgaccctTAACCACTCAGGGTCAATGCCTTACCCCAGGCATGACCTAAGGCTAAGCCCCGCCCActaccagacagacagaccgtgATTCCTAGTATAAATGCTGAAAAGCACACTGCTCACCAGGGCTGGGTACTGAATTCAGTACTTTTTAGGGACTGATCGAtttgcctctaaagtatcgaGAATTAAAAGATGCCTTATCATCCAGCAtcaaatttcaatacctaaggactAAATCTCATCAActtcagtgagccaatcagcatgcaggATGCTTCTACCAAGctctaataatgtctgtgattggctgtctaacgttacacatcgtagagacacgcaggaaaaactctacgttacacagagACGGCTCACGTAATCAGAGCTGGaacataaatgaaatatttgggATTTATGAAGTcgtcatttcattttgttaaactGGATTTTATTAAATTGGCATTGAAAAAAGTCTCAGTAACCGGTaccaaagtcatagtattggaTCTGTAccggtacccagccctactgcTCACTCTAACGATGTAACAATGCACCGATTTATCGGTAATGAgcttaaatacatacatacatataatatatgaaCTCTGGTCAATATATCAGTCAGGCTTACAGTACGTAGCTATCATGGGAGCTACCTCCTAGGTTCAATAAAGTCACTtactttttagttttctctctgtttttttgttttttttgtgtttaaaaaaaggtgtttaaagcattatatatttttttaatttcaggtCTCGTGAAAAAGGTTTCTGCCAGCCGTACCGAGGCATTGCCTGTGCTCGCTTCATTGGCAACCAGAGCATTTATGTGGAGTCCCTGCAGATGCAGGGGGAGAGTGAGAACCGCATCACAGGTAAGACAACCACCCGACTCTCTGAGTTAGCAACCCACAGCTGGGTAGAATTTGAACTACTAGAGATATCTGAGATTCCAGTTACAGTCTCTGTTTCCTCCCTCCCAGCCGCCTTGACTATGATTGGCACCTCCACACACCTGTCGGACCAGTGCTCCAGGTTTGCCATCCCGTCCTTCTGCTACTACGTCTTCCCGCTGTGTGATGAGGGCTCTCGGGCCCCGCGGCAGCGCCAGCTCTGTCGCGATGAGTGCGAGGCCCTGGAGAACAACCTGTGCCACACCGAGTACACCATTGCCCGATCCAACCCCATGATCCTCATGCAGCTGGAACTCCCCAGCTGCCACCTGCTGCCGCGGTCGGGCACCGCCGACGCTGCTTCCTGTATGAGGATAGGAGTGCCGGCAGAAAAACTGGGTCCATGTAGGTGGAAGCTatggcatgcacacacatattttacaaCACTTTGATACTTAATGAGGCTGGTCAGAAACACAAGTTATACACCCATTTAATAAAATTCTTTACATAGGCTGTTTTTTTATCCCCACTGAGTCCCTGTCTGCTCCACAGATTCCCCCTCGGACCACAACTGCTACAATGGAAGTGGGGAAGACTACAGGGGCACAGTGAGCATCACTGCGTCGGGGCATCACTGCCAGCCGTGGAGCGCTCAGTACCCTCACAGCCACCACCTGTCCCAGGAGTACCCCGAGCTCTGGGGAAGTAGCAACTTCTGCCGGAACCCGGGGGGCCAGATGCAGGCGCCCTGGTGTTTCACCCTGGACCCTCAGGTCAGGGTGGACCTGTGTGACATCCAGGCCTGCAGTAAGTACCTCAAAATGTGGTCAGACACTCTGAAGTGGTGTCACACGGGCAATCGATGATAATTTAGCAGCATTTTCCAGCATCATGTAGAAAGCTGAAGGGTAAATCTAGGAGGTGGAGCATTTTGATTGGTCAAATTACATAACACAGTATTTCAAGTCCTCAGCTGGCATGTTGTGTGAGCCAAAAGTATCACATTACCAACATCATTAATGATATTTTGTCAACATTTATGGACTTAAGGGACCAATCATACCAGTAAGGGTTGCTGGAAACACATCGCCAGCAAAGCCAGCGTTTTCCTATCGGACGCCACGCTTAACGCTCCCTTCTGTCTTGCGCTACGCGTCATGTTTTTCTAGGcttttaatgtcctgcagcgctgcaccactacagcacttttgattgtatctgcatgttttgtatgtgttatgtattgttttatggctttgttgtaaagcactttgggtacctttcggctattgtaaagggctatacaaataaacttgattgattgattgaaatcAAGTAAGAGGCGGGCTTTACTACTTTACCCAAGATGGGGAATGAAGACCAAAGACTAATATTAccgttgtttgttttgtctctgttggTACACAGTTGGTACATTGTTTGTGAGAACAACAGATGATTTTTGGAACAGCGTAGGCTATGTTTctcaatgaatgaatgtgtgaaagACAATTCAAACATCTTCTTTGTCATGATTAGACTACCACGATTCTTCCTGCTGTTCTGAGGGACTGTTGGTAGCTGGATGCGGTCCCAGGGACTGCAGACCGCACAGCACAGGGAGTGATCTGTCAGCACAGGATTTGTAACAGAACGCTGCAATGTAACGAAGAAAGCCATCCACAAGATCTTTAGCTGTCCAGTAGACCTTGAGGATGATGATGTGCTGTAGAAGCTAATGGCTCTACAGTCTTCACATGTTCCTGTTGTtgatatgtgtatatatacagttcCTCTGTCAGGTGGACCACAGGGCCCAATCAAAGTGCAGACAGGGTTCTTACGAGCCACTGCTGAAAAAGGTCCTGGGACATTTTGAAGGTTAACAGGAACTCAGCTTCTGGAAATCGTAAAACTTTCCCCTCTCTTGGCCTGTCTTATCCCAGGCCCTCCTCTGCTCTGCCAAAGTACTTAGATCCACTGGTTGGAAGCGGGTGGCTTTGAGTTAATGAAGTCCCACAGTGGTCCACCTAACATATAAACTGGGGTTTTATTTCTTCCTGAAACTGTGCCTTATTCACTGCAGTTCCTGGCATGTTCTATTTCTGTCTATACGCGCACCATTTCTAATTACTGCAACTTTCTACGGTGTAGTTATTTAAAGTGGCGGGCAAAAAAGAAGCGTGAGAGAAGGCACAcgtgcagctgctgcagctggtgCAATAATCGGTTAGTTCAGTTAGAAAGCTGCTAGAGTTTGTATCTTTGAGATGGAAAATAGTCAGGGCTCAGGTTCTGGAGGACCAGGCATGGCGTCACTGCTTTAATGTACACTATATCGCTACTGGTTGCCATGGGAATTCTTCTCATCTTAACAGTCAGCCAgatgctttaaaggtcccatggcatgctcattttcaggttgatTCCTGTATTCTATTTCCCCTCTGTCTAAAACGCTCTGTTTTACGCATGTCTCTATACGCCCCTCTCCtcaaaaagcccagtctgctctgattggtcagtgtttttggGTCTCCAGCCTCTAAACTTTGAGAATCTACGCATCATCATTGGAGCTGGGGAATGACTATAACCGGactgtagcagcactttctacctacagtgggtacggaaagtattcagacccctttaaatttttcactctttgtttcattgcagccattttccaaNNNNNNNNNNNNNNNNNNNNNNNNNNNNNNNNNNNNNNNNNNNNNNNNNNNNNNNNNNNNNNNNNNNNNNNNNNNNNNNNNNNNNNNNNNNNNNNNNNNNtggaaaaaggctgcaatgaaacaaagagtgaaaaatttaaaggggtctgaatactttccgtacccactgtatgtaaaCTACATTTGTGACATTAGAACCGTACACATTCTGAAGacaggctgtgtgcatttctctgggGATTGAGTATTTTATTCTCACATTTACATGCCCCTCCACCTGCTTTATAATCAAACCTGGCTATCTCGTTTTTTAGggtatgggacctttaagctcAATACCAGCCATGTGGTACATTGGccctttgttttatttgttctgAGATGTGAAAGTCTCACTGGCCCTCAGTAGTTTTTCTGTTCATTCTTTGAGTATCAGGGGACGGAACCCATTTGTTGCACAAATAACAAACCAGGTGGAGCTGATGAGAAGTCAGTGCCTCCACCATGAGGGTGGATGTAGTTTTAAAGGTGGATTATCCATGGTGATGTCATTATCAGTTGACTGATTAGATTAGACTACTAACACCTCAGTTAAAGGACACATCATAGCCTTCAGGAGGATTGTTGTTCAGTCACTTTATTAACCCAAAAAGGAAACTTGATCTGCAGTCAGGAGtgcaagatttaaaaaaaacatacaaataaacaaagacacaacaatacaaagacatgaagtacaaaaaacacaatttgacaCAACACTAAGGGAGCAATGTCTAAAAGTTCTACATAAGCTGAGTTATAGAACATTGAACAACAGAGTTTTTAGTCCTACTGCTCTTGAACCGGGGTACTCAAAATACCACACATTATGTATTCCAAGATAAAATCAAAGATAGGACTTAACTCGCTACTATCTCTACTGTCTTACCCTCTCCAGATCCTCCAGAGAACCCTAGGAAGGAGATCCTGTTCATTCTGATCCCTGCGATCGCCATCCCGTTGGTCATCGCGTGCCTCTTCTTTCTGGTTTGCATGTGTCGCAATAAGCAAAAGGACTCGTCGGACACGCCGCTCCGCTGCCAGCTCAGCAGCTCACCTAGCCCGGACATGGAGCTGTCTCTGCTCAGTCAGCAGAAAcagcaggtaacacacacacgcacacacacacacgagacaGAGTACGATTGGTTACTTCATCCCATTCTTTCTGACGTATGGCCGCGGTCACACCAACATTAGCACTACATTAGGCAACACAGCCCCCTCATTCATttgaatgcaaaataaatgattaagcCCAAAGTTATTGAGGATTGTGCACCGTGATAAAGTGTCAGGGTAATAATAAGATAGAAGATGGGGCTTCATCATCAGTAAGGGGTGCATAGTGTTACCAAATGAATGTTTCCAAAACCAAAGCACACGGTGATTCCTTTGACTTTAATGGTCACTCAGGGTGTATACCAGCGGGGTGGTTCTACTGTTTACCTGGTGTACTTCCTGTTTTGGTCAACAGTCCCTTTCTCCATAAGGATTAAGATTATCAACCATAAAGTCTAAACCGTCCGAGGTAGACTGACCACAAGCTGTGAGTTTGGGAAACAAAAGGTTCTGCTCCAGTAGAATCTACAAGTCTGTACgaaatcaaccttgttttaacaaaaattaACTTATTCGCAAAATATGGAGAaaaactacactacccacaatcctaagcaacgtctctgattggtccaacttGCTGTTAGCATAGACACATCTAGAGCAAGCTCCTATCACTGCAGTCTCTGATAGGCTCTGTACACGATCTTGTTCCAATCCGGACCACGTCGTCGTCGTAGGCGACTTCAGGCAGGGTGCAAAGAGACCTGGTCCAGCAGGATCTACGGGCTCCCCCACTGTAAAAAGCTAACCAGAAAAGCCCTGTCCCCACTCAGAGACGGTCAATAGGCCTATGTGCAGGCtttaaaatgagattttaaatTGTTAGTGGGAGCACCCGAGTTTCTTATAGTATTATAAAccactgtgctgtgtgttggtgtctgAGAAACCTTAAAACCCATGGATCTATTACTCAAACTCCAATCTGGGGATCTCATTCATCATCTCATCGGTACCTGAAGCAGCACACCCCCACCAACGCAGTGCTGTAGACATTTTTGAATGCAGTTTTGGTTTATGGTCTGAACACCCagtaatgaaaaacaaagcGACCTCCGTACAGCTGGAGCATTCCACAGGAAAACATTAGGTTTTATTGGCGGCCATACACTTTGATGACATGTCATTGTATTTATTGCTTTGTGACTGCAGGCCAAGCTGCGGGAGATTAACATGTCAGCAGTCCGCTTTATGGAGGAGCTTGGCGAGGATCGCTTTGGCAAGGTTTACAAGGGCCACATGTACGGCACGGCCCCTGGCGAGCAGACCCAAGTGGTGGCCATCAGAACATTAAAGGACAAAGTTGATGCCACTCTCTGTGAGGAATTCCGCCACGAAGCCATGCTCCACTTTCACATCCAACACCAAAATGTTGTCTGCCTGCTGGGTGTGGTCACTAAAGAGCAGCCAATGAGCATGATATTCTCCTACTCCGGCCTGGGCGACCTGCACGAGTACCTGGTGATGCGCTCCCCTAACTCAGACGTTGGCAGCTCAGATGACGGCAAGACAGTCAAATCCACACTGGAGCAGGCTGATTTCCTTCATCTTATCACCCAGATTGCTGCCGGAATGGAGTACCTTTCCAGCCAGCAAGTAGTCCATAAAGACCTCGCTGCCCGAAACATTCTGGTCTTTGACAAACTCAGCATCAAGATCCTGGACCTGGGCCTGTTCCGAGACGTCTACTCTGCTGATTACTACAACCTCATGGGAACAAGCCCTTTCCCTATTCGTTGGATGTCCCCAGAAGCTATCATGTATGGCAAGTTCTCCACCGACTCGGACATCTGGTCTTACGGGGTCTTGCTGTGGGAGACTTTCAGCTACGGTCTGCAGCCGTACTGTGGCTACTCTAACCAGGACGTGATCGAGATGGTCCGCAGCCACCAGCTCTTGCCGTGTCCGGATGACTGCCCATCTTGGATCTACACCCTCATGCTGGAGTGTTGGAGCGAGTTCCAAGCAAGAAGGCCTCGCTTCAAGGACATCCACACACGGCTGCGCTCCTGGGAGAGCCTGTCCAACTATACCAGCTCTGCTCAGACCTCTGGCACCAGCAACACCACCCAGACCAGCTCTCTGAGCACCAGTCCGGTTAGCAACATCAGCATGAGCACGGCCAACACGTCGCGCTACACCAGCCCTAAAAAGAGCCTCCCATTCCATCAGCCCCAGTTCCTGCCCATGAAGGGTCCAATGCATCGGCAGATGGTGCCGCAGCAGCTCTACATCCCCGTCAACGGGTACCACCCCATGCCAGCGTACCAATACCTGCAGAACTTTTACCCCATGCAGATCCCCATGCCCATGCCCCACCAGCAGATGCACCACCCGCCACAGATAGTTAGCAAAGCCGGTTCTCACCATAGTGGCAGTGGATCCACGTCTACAGGCTACGTCACCACTGCCCCCTCCAACACGTCTGTCACGGAGCGAGCAGCTTTACTAAACGAGGACTCCAAGACCAATGATGAGGACTTGGCTGAGGGGGCGTCCCAGCAGGAGCTGGACCACAACAAGGACTTGACAGTGCCTGAAACAGAGTTGCTAGGTGACGGTGACCCCCTACAGACTGATGAACTGGGGATGCACTTGTCAGACACATAAGTGCAGCTGTTTGCAGTAGAGCATATTCAGATTCTGTGAGCTGTGCTTGCCAACAATTCAATAAGCAGCATAAAATAACGGAACTATTTTGTGGAACGGTGACCGAATGTTTTTAACGAGTTTCCAAGATAGTACTGACGCAGTTTGAATGTCAAGTATGTCTCATGTTTGGACCTCTCAAACTCCTGTGTCAACCATTAAGCAAAATGACTCTGCAGTCCTCCACGGACCTGGTTTTCATGTTGCCATTCAGAGGAACTTATGCTCTTGCTGTTGCTGtgcaacacaaaacattttcttaccCACAACTACTTGTGGATTCCTTGCCTTgatgggcacacacacacacacacacacacatcagacacCACACCCCTCTATGCAGGCACCTCAACCTGCCAGAAGGACTTGCTAGCTCAGCAAAAAGTCAGATGATCCCTCACCAGCTTCCCACCCTCTTACTATGCCAACCCAGCCAGAGGAATTGCTACCAGAACCCGGAACCTTTGGGGGGATTTTAGGCCCTTATTTGACAGGTCAGCTGAAGACCGCCGACTCAGACTCGAACCCTGGCTGttggtaaggactgagcctctgtatatggggcGCACCCTCTACCAGCTGAGGTCCCAGGGTGCTCCCTGTGGGTGTTCGTAGTGGTGGCGTTTTGCTTGTGAGCAATCTCTGCACCCATGTGATAATAtgatgtcttttgtttttttgcctttattatTCTATGGTTTGTGAAAGCCATAATCATAGTTTAATAGAATGTATGATGAATTGAAATCCTGTTTTAATAATTATACTCACTGAGATGTATTTTGGTGCTTACCTCCGTCAAACAAAGCAAAGAACAAGCACCAGGAATCCTTTTGTTCCCGGTCACCAATAACCATAACCAACGGCACACATTTGTATGTACTTTGGattgaacattttatttgtttattgtttttctttattggtGATGATTTCTATATCCTGGTATTAATACAATCTTCTTTCCACAACATGTTTGCTTAGTTTAAGTGTTTAAGTGTTTTGCCTACAATAAAACGTGTACATCCAGCTATGGAGTAGCCAATAAAATCATAtgaataaaacgtttttttaagaGAAGGAAGTAATGTCCTATCACTTGATAATATTTAGTTATCATCTGTCATTCCATGTGCAGAGAGTCTAATACATGGTACATCAGGCCCAAACCTATGCTTTGTGGTGAAGAAAACATATATCGCTGAtactaataaaataatgtaaaagatCACACACTCTACCTTTTCCTATGGGTTCACATTCTCATTTCCAAATTCTTTACATATTGTTAGCATTATGTTTCCCTTTAATTAAACCTCAGGGAAGCATATGATTGTTGGTCCCGGTAAAAAGGGACTAAAAACGAGAAAGTTTGACAACAGGAACACTGGGTTTGACTAAATGTCCTTAACTCAAGGTTCACTAACTTATTTACAAAGCATACATTATGTCATCATCCCTGAAGGCTGCTGTTGGCTTCGTCCTTTGAAGGCTTGGTGGAGTTGTTCCATATCAAAGCAGTCCGGCCCCGGGATGGCCCCGTTCAAACGTGGACTTTGgtcctattttaacgatctgagCACACGGCGGGAAGCacctggcgcaggtgcgtttagggcgtgtccaataCCACTTTTAATAGTTAGACAGCGGAAGAAAGGGTCCGctgttcaaaagggttgtacatTAATCACAGGTGTGTTCTGGGcgaacatgcaatcaaccaatcagagctcctctcccattccctttaacagccaatcagagctcctctcccattccctttaacagccaatcagagctcctctcccattccctttaacagccaatcagagctcctctcccattccctttaaaagccaggtgtgTTTTGACCTTGGAGCGCTGCGgttatgatggaggatttaCACCATGTGTCATAGTTTGATTTttaatcttctgcatgtgtgtgtgctgctgcaagtccctgtgtgtgtaaaaggcgtagtgtgtgtccctgtttgTGTAACAAgtatagtgtgtgttttgtgtgtgtgtaacaagcatagtgtgtgtgtgcactgttcAAAAGTCTTGTCGTGTTTTACTATTTTGCTGTTAAATTATCAATGAAATGCTTCATTAGAGACTTTAGAGGTTATGTTGGTCAACAGTGcgatcacttcctgctgcctcaagatagcaatactcccagaatgcacctgaacacacctccctgtaagaccagcacgcccagaatgcacctgaacacacctccctgtaagaccagcacgcccagaatgcacccgaacacacctccctgtaagaccagtacgcccagaatgcacctgaacacacctccctgtaagaccagtacgcccagaatgcacctgaacacacctccctgtaagaccagcaggcccagaatgcacctgaacacacctccctgtaagaccagtacgcccagaatgcacctgaacacacctccctgtaagaccagtacgcccagaatgcacctgaacacacctccgtGTAAGAACAGCAACCCCATGGGCacaaagatgggtgcaggtgcgttttctatttaaataagGTGGGCGCTGGGCGGGGAAACAACAGctgcgttggtcttaaactagcagaGACACCTGTGTTGGGTTTTGCTGCGCCGGGTGCCTTTGGTGTCGAAAAACCGCAGCGTACCGTCTTCTTCCTGTTTCCATGAGTTGATGATGGGTTGGATGAGACTGAAGCAGGGCCGGGTATCTGATACCGGTACTGACCACACCTCAAATTAAAGAGTGTACAGAAACAAGCTGGACTCTTCCCTGGACGGGATTTTGCGATTGTTACCAATTTTAAAGGACTTAAATAGCACCAAATAAGTACTATGTGGTGCTATTATAAAAGATCCCcttccattttatttcatggatGAAACCACACTGCAGCGCTCCCAGAGACTCTGTCCCCCCCAAGCTCCAGACACAAGACTTTAATGCCTTGGTGGAGGTTTTCAGTACGTGGGTCTTGGCCAACACCCTGATATACTTCACACAGCTTGTTATCTTCCCCAGCGAAGAATCCTGCTTATCCAGGGCGGGGTCTCGGGCACGGCAGCTCCAACAGGGGACCCccaacttccctttcccgagccacattaaccagcacCGACTGGGGGGTCcaaaggcgttcccaggccagggtagagatataatctctccccCTAGTCCAGGGTCTTCCCCAAGCCCCCTTATCAGATGTCCCAACTACCTCAGCTGGATCCTTTTGACGcctagggctgaacaatatattcatattatatCAACAGCAacatatgagactagatattgtcttcaattttggatattgtaaaatTGGGATATGACACAAgtctttcctggttttaaacgctgcatcacagtaaagtgatgtcatttcctgaccTTACCAGACTGTTAGCTGTTCTAATACCTTCCTCTACCCACTTAGTCGTTGTATGCACATTCctgatgattatttatgaaCTTGCATTATGTTAATATTTCGTGAAAGCTCCAAAAGTCAACCTTTCAATATTgacatttggttaaaaaatattgtgatattagattttctccatatcccCCAGCTCTAAGTCAGCCATTActactttctacttttactcctCTACATGTCAGAAGAAAATATTGCACTTGTTATTT is a window from the Etheostoma cragini isolate CJK2018 chromosome 16, CSU_Ecrag_1.0, whole genome shotgun sequence genome containing:
- the ror2 gene encoding tyrosine-protein kinase transmembrane receptor ROR2, producing MGPFLRSSLWMLSLFPCLRCHADPGASVDTDGLAEAQSGAAPTAEGYFLEFQEPVNNITHFQGQTAMLHCKVTGNPRPSIRWLKNDAPVVQEQGRITIRKTDAGSKLRIQDLDTTDTGYYQCVASNSLKVISATGVLYVKLGQMPTHGPDEPSREKGFCQPYRGIACARFIGNQSIYVESLQMQGESENRITAALTMIGTSTHLSDQCSRFAIPSFCYYVFPLCDEGSRAPRQRQLCRDECEALENNLCHTEYTIARSNPMILMQLELPSCHLLPRSGTADAASCMRIGVPAEKLGPYSPSDHNCYNGSGEDYRGTVSITASGHHCQPWSAQYPHSHHLSQEYPELWGSSNFCRNPGGQMQAPWCFTLDPQVRVDLCDIQACNPPENPRKEILFILIPAIAIPLVIACLFFLVCMCRNKQKDSSDTPLRCQLSSSPSPDMELSLLSQQKQQAKLREINMSAVRFMEELGEDRFGKVYKGHMYGTAPGEQTQVVAIRTLKDKVDATLCEEFRHEAMLHFHIQHQNVVCLLGVVTKEQPMSMIFSYSGLGDLHEYLVMRSPNSDVGSSDDGKTVKSTLEQADFLHLITQIAAGMEYLSSQQVVHKDLAARNILVFDKLSIKILDLGLFRDVYSADYYNLMGTSPFPIRWMSPEAIMYGKFSTDSDIWSYGVLLWETFSYGLQPYCGYSNQDVIEMVRSHQLLPCPDDCPSWIYTLMLECWSEFQARRPRFKDIHTRLRSWESLSNYTSSAQTSGTSNTTQTSSLSTSPVSNISMSTANTSRYTSPKKSLPFHQPQFLPMKGPMHRQMVPQQLYIPVNGYHPMPAYQYLQNFYPMQIPMPMPHQQMHHPPQIVSKAGSHHSGSGSTSTGYVTTAPSNTSVTERAALLNEDSKTNDEDLAEGASQQELDHNKDLTVPETELLGDGDPLQTDELGMHLSDT